From one Lolium rigidum isolate FL_2022 chromosome 4, APGP_CSIRO_Lrig_0.1, whole genome shotgun sequence genomic stretch:
- the LOC124648735 gene encoding uncharacterized protein LOC124648735 yields the protein MVMPTLHREEEETRSAHHVTRSTTRPPPSCCRYLTFVSGPNSHVTVVVLRYFLFLCRSTVVSPAPPRTVEKQSDRSRRRRGRMAQQRKFRLSDMLPNVWFYKLRDMGAQGRGGLRRSASARCYREVPQQPSWNRGSSERWNREVDVQQPRLSLSSREVDNQQEEPVTPTKGSPLCPLPRRASYYYSTRDREVPRTPRPMDAQSPTRSSRRRNRAGHSPEGGRQVSAPVPVHGKEPALDTPGSSCRRRDMSIKNDGGEPWRPTVTGLPDGGLDVKVITSESEIIIDLPNVDTPGRRLRPILTRPARRQPQPREPDGSHVDLADVTVRERDKDLPDGGHADLADVTARASSAAEKSGISKPSRSSASSSSGHWCLKTRVKGPRLAATARRGKPPARSRMAPVIAESYPVVMVTRDPRTDFRESMEEMISAKGIRDAGDLEDLLACYLSLNDAEHHDLIIEVFEQIWMSLANAKP from the coding sequence ATGGTGATGCCCACActccatagagaagaagaagagacaaGATCAGCACATCATGTCACACGCTCCACCACTCGGCCGCCTCCGTCATGCTGCCGCTATTTAACCTTCGTCTCCGGTCCCAACTCCCATGTCACCGTGGTCGTGCTCaggtatttcctttttctttgccgGTCCACAGTAGTTTCCCCTGCTCCTCCTCGTACTGTCGAGAAACAGAGCGACCgttctcgccggcgacgaggccgcATGGCCCAgcagcggaagttccggctgtctGACATGCTGCCCAACGTCTGGTTCTACAAGCTCCGCGACATGGGCGCGCAGGGACGCGGCGGCCTTCGTCGGTCGGCGTCGGCTCGGTGCTACAGGGAGGTCCCCCAGCAGCCGTCGTGGAATCGGGGGTCGTCCGAGCGCTGGAACAGGGAGGTCGACGTCCAGCAGCCGCGGCTGTCTCTGTCGAGCAGGGAGGTCGACAACCAGCAGGAGGAGCCGGTCACGCCGACGAAGGGGTCCCCCCTTTGCCCGCTCCCCCGGCGGGCGTCGTACTACTACAGCACTAGAGACAGGGAGGTCCCTCGTACGCCGAGGCCCATGGACGCGCAGTCGCCGACGCGGAGCTCCAGGAGGCGGAACAGGGCGGGGCACTCGCCTGAAGGCGGAAGACAGGTGTCAGCGCCGGTACCCGTCCATGGGAAGGAGCCCGCGCTCGACACTCCTGGTAGCTCCTGTCGCCGTCGTGACATGTCAATCAAGAATGACGGCGGCGAGCCCTGGAGGCCTACGGTTACTGGCCTGCCGGATGGTGGCCTCGACGTCAAGGTGATCACCTCGGAGAGTGAAATCATCATCGACCTGCCGAATGTGGACACGCCGGGGAGAAGGCTCCGGCCAATCCTGACCAGGCCGGCGAGAAGACAGCCTCAGCCGCGCGAGCCGGATGGCAGCCACGTCGACCTCGCCGACGTGACCGTCCGGGAGCGGGACAAGGACCTGCCGGATGGCGGCCACGCCGACCTTGCCGACGTGACCGCGAGAGCGAGCTCTGCCGCGGAGAAGAGCGGCATCAGCAAGCCGAGTCGGTCTtccgcgtcgtcgtcgtccgggcACTGGTGCCTCAAGACGCGCGTCAAAGGCCCGCGTCTGGCGGCCACCGCCAGGAGAGGGAAGCCGCCGGCGCGGAGTCGGATGGCGCCCGTGATCGCGGAGAGCtacccggtggtgatggtgaccaGGGACCCGCGGACGGACTTTCGCGAGTCCATGGAGGAGATGATCAGCGCTAAGGGCATCCGCGACGCCGGCGACCTGGAGGACCTGCTCGCCTGCTACCTCTCCCTCAACGACGCCGAGCACCATGACCTCATCATCGAGGTGTTCGAGCAGATTTGGATGAGCCTCGCCAACGCCAAGCCTTga